The window GCAAGAAGGTCCATTAAAGTGATAAGCACAGGAATCGCATTTGCATTGGCCCTGAACATTGTGGCAATGGCATTGGCTATTTTAGGGCTTTTAAATCCGATTGAAGGGGCATTGATTCACAACATCGGGTCTGTTATCGTGATTGTTTACTCCTCAACACTGGTGAACTACAAGATTTCCAAAAAAGACTGCAGGAACCCTCAAAAGTTAGGCATAACTAAAACTTTAAATAAGCCTATGACATAATATTAACTATCGATAAAAGGTGATTTATTATGGCTGAAAAAGAAATTAAAGTAGTCGGTATGCACTGCCCATCATGCGTAAATGCTGTTGAATTATGTTTAAAAGACGTTGACGGAATTGAAGATGCAAAAGCAGACCTTGATTCAGGAATTACCACAATCACAATGTCTGGCGACGTAAGTGATGCTGACATTAACGATGCAGTCGAAGAGGCTGGTTTCAAAGTAGAATAATTCTACTTTTCTTATCTTTTTTTATAGAATTCTTTTAATATCTCAACTATTTCCACATTGTTTTTACCAACAAGCAGGTTGTGCTTTAAATTATCAAAAACAATCAGTTTTGAATTTTCAATCTTTTCCGAAAGGCTTTCCTGAATGCTTTTTGGAAAAATCTCATCGTATTTTCCTGCCAAAATTAACGTTGGAACCCTGATTTGCGACAACAGATTTTCAACATCGAAATTGAAGCATGCTTCGGTTGCCATTTTGTATGCCTCAATATTGGCTGTTTTTGAAGCAGCTTGCTTTAGAAAATCAAGCTCCTCCCTATTGCTTTCAATTACATCGGGACAAAGCACTTTCGGCAGCATGAACTCGAAAAAGTCTTCAAAGGAGAGATTCAGTTCATCAATGAATTGGCTAAACACCGCAGCGCAATCATCATCACATTTATAGAAAGTTGACATCAACACCAATGAGGACACATAATCCGGGAATCTAAGTGCAAAATCCATTGCAATTGCACCCCCCAATGAAAATCCAATAAGGTTTGCTGTTGTAATGTCCAACTCATCCAAAAGTGATTTCAAGTCATTGGCATAGGTGCCTATGCTTATCTCATCCTCTCCCAATAGGGACTTGCCATGGCCCCTCAAGTCAAATCGGACCACCTTAAACTCTTTCCTGAGTGCGGCTGCCAACGCTTCCCAATATAACAGATTATCAGAAAGTCCATGAATGAACACCAAGGGTTCGCCGTCACCTTCCACAGCATAATTTAGTTCCATAATCCCATTTTAGGAAACAATTACATAAATAGTTAATCTAATCCAAAACCTAATATCAAATTTTATATAAGTTAAGCAACAGATTTTTATTCATATAATCTTTGATTATTATAATAAAAAAGGGATTAAAATGAAAACTGTTGCAATTAATGGTTATGGAACCATCGGTAAAAGAGTGGCTGATGCTGTAGCTGCTCAAGATGATATGAAAGTAGTGGGTGTAAGTAAAACTAGACCTAACTATGAAGCAAGAACCGCTGTTGAAGAAAAAGGCTATCCATTATACATTGGAATTCCTGAAAGGGAACAAATGTTTAAAGATGCCGGAATCGAAATAGCCGGAACCGTTGAGGAAATGATTCAAGAGGCAGACGTAGTTGTTGACTGTACTCCTGGAAGCATCGGTCCGCAAAACCTTGAAATGTATAAGAAAGCTGGAGTAAAGGCAATTTATCAAGGTGGGGAAGACCATGAGTTAACCGGTCTTTCATTTAACGCCATCTCCAATTATGATGACTCATACGGTGCAGACTACACTCGTGTAGTGTCCTGTAACACTACCGGTTTGACCCGTACATTATCAACTATTGACCCGATAGCTGACATCAAGAAGGTAAGGGCAGTGATGGTCAGAAGAGGATCAGACCCATCTGAAATCAAAAAAGGACCAATCAATGCAATTGTTCCAAATCCTCCAAAAGTACCTTCACACCACGGTCCTGACGTTAAAACCGTTATGAAAGGCATTGATGTGACAACAATGGCATTGCTTGTGCCAACAACCTTAATGCACCAACACAACATCATGGTTGAAATCAACAACGATGTTGAAACCGAAGAAATCATTGAGGCATTGGAAAAACGTTCCAGAGTAATTGTCGTATCCGCCGAAGAAGGATTAGGCTCTACCGCTGAGTTAATGGAATATGCCAAAGAGCTTGGAAGAAACAGGAATGACCTATACGAAATTCCTGTTTGGAGAGAATCCATTAATGTTGTCGGCAACGAGTTATTCTACATGCAAGCAGTACACCAGGAATCAGACGTAATACCTGAAAACATTGATGCAATTCGTGCACTTTTAGAAATGGAAAGTGACAACGAAAAATCAATAGCTAAAACTAACAAAGCCATGGGAATATTCTAAATTCCCTTTTTATTTCTTTTTTGATTTAGATGAAACATAGAGTGCTTTTTGGACCGGCAGGAAGTCCCATTAACTATAAGGGTGCCGCATATAAGGCTCCAAAATACATCAACGAGGAAGGGCTTGACTCCTATGAATACCAATCCCCTTATGGGGTGAGGATTGGGGAGTCCGCCGCAACAACCTTGAAGGAAGAATCCCAAAAGCATGACGTTCTGGTTTCCATGCACGCCCCGTACTACATCAACTTGTGTGCAAAGGAAGAGGAGAAGATTGACAAAAGCATTGGCCACCTCATTTCCGCCGCACGTGCGGGAGAATGGATGGGTGCCTACAGGCTTGTGTTCCACCCTGGAGCATACCTGAACAGGAAGCCTGAAAAGGCCATGGAAATCTCCAAACAGACTGTCAACAGACTGTTTGAGGAACTTGAAGCCGAAGGCATTGAGGAGTTTACCTTTGCTCCCGAAACAACCGGCAAAAGGACACAGCTCGGTAATGTTGGAGAGGTTGTTGAATTGTGTGCCACTTTTGATCATTTCGAGCCGACAATTGATTTTGCACATGTTCACGCTCGTGGAAGAGGTTTCCTGAACAAAAAAGAAGATTATAATTGTATATTTTCCACCATTGAAGACAAATTGGACATTGACATCCTACATTGCCATTATACAACAATAGAATACGGAAGGGGCGGTGAAGTGAAGCATCACACATTAGCTGAAAGCGATGAGTACGGCCCAGACATCAAGGACTTGCTGTCAGTCCTGATAGATAATGGTTGGAATGCGAATATTATATGTGAAACCCCATTGAGGGATGAGGATTCACTTAGAATGAAAGAGATTTATGAGAATTTAATATGAATAGGTGAAAAAATGTTAGAACAATACATGCCATTTTTAGGATTAATAATATTTGGAAATATCGAAAACCTCATATTATCTTCACAAGGAGTTGTCAACGGTGTCGACCCAAAAATTTTGGGAGGATTGAGTATTCTTGTGGTAATAGTATGGTTGTTTATTGGAACAGTAGCTACCGATGTGGCAATGCAATATGCAAATTACATCAACTTCATCGGAGGACTTGCAATTTTCATATTAGGTATCCAGTCCGTTGTAGGAGCGGTAAAAAACATCAGATCCAAAGGAAGTGCATAAAATGGTTAACTGGAAAGATTATGCTCCATTTACAGGACTTCTCATCTTTGGAAACATAGAAAACCTGATTCTTGCTTCTCAGGGAGCCGTAGCCCATGTCAACCCATACATTTTAGGAGCATTAAGTATAATACTGGTCATAATATGGCTATTGATTGGTACCTACGGTACAAAAGTAGCTATAAAATATGCAGATTATATCGAAATAATCGGTGGTCTGGCCATCATTATTTTAGGTATACAATCCATGTTAGAAGCGGTTGGAATATTATAGAGGTAACCACTACCTCTAATAATCCTTTACGGAATCAATCAAATCATCCATGTCCTTGAAAAGGGCATTAATATCATCATCATCTTCCTTATTTGAACTTAACTGAATCACAAGCTCATTAATCAAATCTTCCATCTTGTCAATGAAAGCGTTCAAGGTGACTATCTTGTTTTCAATCTCCTTTTCGACAATGGCGTTTTCGCCGTCATCCAATTCAATCATCTTTCTTGCAACGGTCAGCTGATTGTCAAACATTCCATTGGATTTCCTGATGGTTGCTGTGAATTTCTGGTATGACATGTGTGATGGGTCAAAAAGCTTTTCAACAAGCTCAGTGGCTCTCCTCTGCTTTAATTCATATTCCTGTTCGATTTTGTCAACTTCCTCCTCATATTTGGAAGGCATGTGAACCCTTTGCGGTTCGGGATCGTGGTAGACCTCCTTTCCGCACTGTGAACAGAAATGTTGGCCAGGGTCTAATTTGGCACCGCAGTAAATGCAAAAATGATTGTGATTGTCCTCTAAAGTCATATACTTATAATTTCCCATATGAATTATATAAACTTACTCATGGTTTCCTGAGTTTCAGAACCACGATTTCACTGTCGGTTCCCCATCTCATTGGAGTGTCCATCGAACCTACACCGGTCGTTACATGAATATATTTTCCCAAATCGTTTTTGAACAGTCCAATGTTATATTCAAACATCCTGTTTGCAAACCATACCATCGGATAGAACTGCCCTCCGTGAGTGTGACCGGACAACTGAATGTCAAAGCCCAAATCTGAAAACTCCTTCCACTTATACGGCACATGATAGTTGATTATATTGACCATATCATCTCTTATCAATGACTCATCGATTTGCGGAACTTCCCTATCCCCAAAACTGAACGTCAATCCGAAAATGTTCAAACCGTTCAATTCAATTGAATCATTGTCCAAGACTATAATTCCCGCATTCTCACAGGCTTCAATGACGTTTTTGATGCCTGGATAAAAATCATGGTTTCCCGGAGTGAATATTATTGGCATGCTAACCTCACTTAACGCCTCAAAATCATTTTCTTCAACTATTGATGAGCCATCTGCCAGATCTCCTGAGATGATTGCTAGCTCACAGGTGTCTTCAAGTTCCTTCAATTTATCAGCAATCAGCTCTGTAATCTGCCTGTGGCGGACAGACCCGAAATGCACATCTGACAAATGGGCGATGTTGATGTCTTTCTCCAGATTATTTAATGTTATGACCTTTTCATTGACAATCAACCTATGGGCCTTGTAATAGTTGTAAACTCCCAAAATTGGGACAATAGCCAATAGCGCCAGATTCATTTCAAATGACAAATCGACAAATGAGCCAATCAGATAAATGACAATGATGTCTATCAGAAAAATTACTGAAGCCCACATCCAAACTCCACTGACTGTCGAGAGGAACCTTGTAATCTTGCGTGACTTTTGAGCCTCGAACAGCATTGGCATGAAGTGAATCAAACCAATAATTATTGTTAAAATTAAAATGTAGGCATCATCCAATCCTCCCAACAATAAAAAGATATATTTAAGCAGGAAAAACTCAAACAGCATGTAAAAGGGAGTTATGAATAACACTCTTCTTGTTCTGAAACTCATGAATCAACCTCTTAAATTAGTATATTTCACTAAGTATTTAAATTATTAAAACAAATGTTATGAATATGATAAAATTCAGGAGGGGAAATATTTGAAAAGTGACAACAAACAACTGGAAATTAAAACAACCAACCAAAAACTGCAAATAACCGAAAATGAAAACAAAGAATTTGCCAAATTAGTTGTTGTGAAACCTGTAGGATACCCTTTCGAATTCAATCTGATGGATGGTGAAATAGAGATTACCAACACCAAACTATTTGAGGAATATGCCCGTGACCAGTGGTTGGGCCTGGTTGTGCGTGAGAAGTCACACCTGTTCGACCAGAAAATTATTCCGGATTATGGTTTTGAAATCGTGACCGCAAAACCTAATAACTCAATAATTACTGAAAACACCAAAATCAAGATTATTACCGACGAGATTGATAAGAAAAATGACAATAAAATCAAATCAAATGTCCACCTTTCAGACATTGTCGGCCAGGAAAATGCCAAACAAAAAATTAAGGTCATAAAAAAATATCTTGAAGACCCTGAACGTTTCGGACCATGGGCTCCTAAAAACATCCTGTTTTATGGACTTCCAGGTACCGGTAAAACAATGCTTGTCAAAGCGCTTGCAAACGAGCTTGAGGTTCCATTGTATCTGGTTAAGGCAACATCCCTTATTGGGGAGCATGTCGGTGATTCCTCATCCAAAATACAGGACCTGTTTAAAAAGGCATCTGAAAATGCTCCATCAATAATATTCATAGATGAGATTGATGCAATTGCACTTCACAGATCATTCCAATCACTTAGGGGAGACGTTTCCGAAATTGTCAATTCCCTTTTGACTGAAATGGATGGAATCAATGAAAATGAGTCTGTCATAACCATTGGCGCTACAAATAACCCTTCAAGTCTTGATTTAGCAGTTAAAAGTAGATTTGAAGAGGAAATTGAATTTAAATTGCCTAATGAAAATGAAAGATTGACCATTATGGAAAACAACCTTAAAAGCATGCCTTTGGATTATGATTTAGATTTAGAAAAATTAGTTAAATTGACCAAGGGACTGTCCGGCAGGGACATTAAGGAAAAGATTCTTAAGACCTCCCTTCACAATGCAATATCCAATGACTGCGACATCATCACTATGCAAAACGTTGAATACGCATTAAATAATATGAAAATTAAAGATTCCGACATCAAGGGCATGTTTGAATAAGACCCTAATCAGAATCGAAAATATATTGGGCTGCTTCGAGGACATCGGTGTTTTCGGCTTTTGCAGCTTTTTTAACGTTTTTTGAAATGTCGAAAAATATCTTATTTACAATGGAATTTGTTAAATTATTTAATATTTTATCACTGCCATCTACATTAGACAACTTCGCACTTGCTTTTTGAGTTTCACGTTGTCTTATCTCTTCCATAGATGCTCTTAAATTACCAAGAAGTTCATCAACTTCCATTATTTTAAACGATTCTTTGAGTAAAATGAACTCATCATTGATGATGTTTTCGGCTTCACCGAATTCCTTGATTCTGAGCTTAGTATTTTCATCGGCGATTTCCCTCAAGTCATCAATGTTGAATGACTTGACGCCCAATTCACACACATCATCGGAAATATCACGAGGATTGGCAATATCAACCATCATAACATCTTCATAATCCATATCAATGCCTAAAAGACGTTCCTTGGTGATAATCGGATGGGGAGCACTTGTGGCACTAATCACCAAATCGGCATTGGCCAAATACTCTTCCAAATCATTGAACAGAATAGCTTCACCGCCCAAATCCTCAGCCAACTGGACCGCAACATAATAAGTCCTATTAGCAACAAAAATGGCGTGTAAATCCTTTTCCGCCAAAGCCTTGGCAACCAATCTGCCCATTTTACCTGCACCAATAACCAAAACTGACTTGTCATCAAGGGTGCCGATATGCTTTTCAGCCAAATCGATTGCTGCCGAACCTATTGAAACTGAACCCTTATTGATATTGGTCTTGTTTCGTACAACCTGTCCAACATGAATCGCCTTTGTGAAAATGGCATCGAGAGATTTGCCACAGTGATGATTCTTGGCAGCCTTATGCTTTGCGTCCTTGACCTGGCCTAAAATTTGGTCTTCACCAACAATCATTGACTCCAGACCTGAAGTCATCCTGAGCAAATGCATAACGGCGGATTGACCATATTCAATTATGATGCTTTGATTTTCGTGAGACAGCAATTCATCATCCTCTGAAATGAAATCATTGTTAATGTAATATTCCTTCCTGTTGCATGTTGAAATCTCAACATACTCTCCAATTGAATATTTTTCCTGCAATTCCTGAAACAGATCATCCATATCCTTTGAAATGTTTTCCATGGACTGAATGTCCGCAATCTTATGGTCAACTCTTAAATTAAGTATCACTGTAATCCCCTTATTAAATTATCAATATAATCCTTAGCCTTACCGATTTCCTTATTCTTAATCATGGCGTTAATCTCATCATCCTCAAGGATTTCGTAAAGATAAGTTCTTCGCTCCTTTTGGTCATCGATGATGTCTTTTAAACGGCTTCTTGCATAATCCTGAAGTTCAATCTCCAAAATGTCCTCTTCAGTGATTATTGATTGGATTTTCTTTCGCAATTGTCTTGCCATCAATGGACTTTTGCCATTTGTAAAAATAGATATCTCAATATCCCCAATATTGAAGCTTGTCGGGACAATGACATTGCCCTCTTGAGGATAATCCGCACGATTGATTAGCTTATCGCCGGAAATCTTAAAAACATAATCGCATAACTTCTCATCACCGCTGGCGATTACAACCAAATCACACCAATCGACCAGCTCATCGACATCGTCGGTGGAGCATAGTATTGCACCTTTGGCCTTCAGTTCATCGGAAATCTGATTTCCCGCCAATTTAACTGATGCGCCATGGTCCAAAAACTTGTTGGCCCTTCTTGTTGCAACCTCGCCGGTGCCTAAAATAAAAACATTTAGATTTGATGTTTTTAAATAAAGAGAAGTCCAATCCATTTTAATCAGAATTTTCAAGAGATTTTGCATGTAAAACTTTTACAGCAGCTCTCAAATCATTATTGCATTCGGTCAAAACATTCATGGCTTCTATTTTTGAGACGTTGAATGTTTCTGCCAATGCTTCTGCTCTTTCATCAGGGTTAGGTTTTTTGACACCAACCAATCTTTCAGATAACTGTTTTTTTAAATCCAAATACTCGTCATGACTCATTCCCATATTTCTTAAAGTCATGTCCCTTAATGGGCAAGGCTTTGATGGTTTGCAACACCATACAAGTGATCCAAAACAGGTCCCTGCTCCTTCGCCTAATCTAGTTTCTCTTCCAAATTGAATCTTGATATCCACAAACTCTTGTGGGGTTAAATTAACTTCCTGTAATGCGTTCAAGACAGGGCATGGTTTAACTGGAGGGCAGCAAAAAGCAAGTCCTCTTACATCTCCCCCTCTACAAATATGAGATGGTGCATCTTCCCAAGTCATAACAATCCTCCAAATTTAAGTTCAATTCTCCTTATAATCATAAAATAATAATATAATTTATTTAAACTTTGAATATATAATCTTTTTTATAAAAGATAATTTAAACTTTAAATTCACAGATGGAAAAAATAAAATTATTAATAATAACGTTTTTAAACATCATTTACTTATTTTAATATATGGGAAAAGAAATAATTTCAATCGAAGGAATAACCATCACATTATATCGCAAAAACATTAAAAACATGTACCTTCGAGTCTTACCGCCAAACGGTGAAGTCAAGGTTTCGGCGCCACTGTTCGTATCCGATGGCGAAATCATTGAGTTCATCAGGCTACGCAAGGATTGGATTTTGGAAAAGCAAAAGCTGATTTCGCAAAACAAGATAAAGGCCCCATTGAAATACGTCAATGGGGAAACACACTACCTCTGGGGAAAGGAATACACCCTGCAACTCATCAAAAACAATGTCAAGAATGTTCTGGTGGATGAGGAAAAGTCAATCATTTACCTGCCTGTTCCTAAAAGAAGCACAATCGAGAAAAGAAAAAACATTCTGGATGAATTCTACCGTGAAGAGTTGAAAAAGGCGATTCCTCCTGTTTTGGACAAATGCACAAGGATAGTTGGGAGAACACCCACCAGCGTAACCGTTCGCAAAATGAAAAATTGGGGAAACTGCAAAAAGGACGGCAGAATCACATTGAACCTGAATCTTGCAAAAAAAGATGAAGAATTTTTAGAATATGTTATGATACATGAACTGTGCCATCTGATTGAATTCAATCATGGAAAAAACTTTAAAAAACTAATGGATAAATTCTGTCCAAACTGGAAAAAAATAAAAAAAATAGGAAAACAATAATCAAATTGTTTTCGCAAGATGTTAGGTTTTACAACCAAAACTATCTTTCTTTAAGCATGTCTTCTTTTTCATCAGGAGTTAACTGATCAACAATCTCTTCAGGAGTGCCCACATCAAGGAGCTTACCTCCTCTCATTAAGGCTGCCCTGTCACAAACATCCAATACGAAATCCATATCGTGAGAAACAATGATGAATGTTTGTTCTAATTCAGCACGAGCTTTTAAAATTGAGTCAGTAACATTTACACGAGTAATAGGGTCCATAGTACCTGTTGGCTCATCCAAAATGATTAATTTAGGTTCCTTGATTAAAACCTGTGCCAAAGCAATCCTATGTTTTTCCCCTACACTTAATTGATCAGGATATTTCTCTAAAATCAAAGTAGCATCCTTCTCGTCAAATCCTACAGTTACCAAAGCATGAATAGCTTGGATTTTACCAAATTCCGCAGGCAAATCTAAACTGATAGCATCAGTTAAGTTACCTAAGATTGTTCTGTGAGGATATAATGAATATTCTTGGTGCAACAAACCGATGTAAGGCATGATACGGCCACGATTGAGCGGTCCGACTTTGGTCATGTCAATCCATTCATCACCAAGCTTGATTTTAATGTCTCCGCTACTTGGTTCGGTTAATCCCATCAGCATTCTGGTAGTGGTTGTTTTACCGGAACCACTTAAACCTACAATACCGAATATTTCTTCATTATTAATTGTGAGGTTAATTCCGTCAACAGCCTTGACCACACCACGTTCAATGGAGTAATAATGCTTTTTAACATCTTCAAGCACAACTTCCGGTTCACCGAACTCTGGAATTTCAGGCTTTTTAGGAACAGGAACTGTTTCCATGAAGTGGTCGACAACTACATGTGGATCTCCCTCTTCTTTAATTTGACCATTCTCTAACCAAATTACATTGTCTGCAAGTTCGGTCATTACTTCTGGCCAGTGAGATGTGATTAACATAGTGATGCCTTCATCTTTGACACCTTCTTTTAATGTATTATGAAGTTTTACTGCAGTTTGAGGGTCTAAGGTACCTGTTGGTTCATCTGCTAAAAACATCATTGGATTTTTAGCCAATTGTCTTGCAAGAACTACTCTTTGTTTTTCTCCCCCACTTAAATCACGGGCAACGTGAGTAATCCTGTGGTTCATCTGAACCATTTCCAATAATTCTAAAGCGGCATATAAACCTTCTTCATATTCAACGCCTTCAGGCATTGCTCTCATAACGTTTTCAATAACTGTTTCTTCATCATACAAAGCGAAGTTACGTTGTAACATGATGGAAATTCTTCTTTTAATGCTTGCGAATAATTTCCTTTCTGCATTAAAGAAATCTACTTCCTTAGCCTCATAAGTTCCACCACAACGACATTTCTCGCCAGCATGAGATGGGGATTCTACAGCCAAACAATCTGGGCAAACCGCAATATTCATTATAATATTACCTGCATCAGGCATGTATTCTTTAGTACCCCTAAGCATGTTAATTAAAACGGATTTACCGCTTCCACTACGTCCCAATATACCTAAAGTCTCTCCTTCATTAATCTTTAAATTAATATCTTTAAGAACATCAACACCATCAAAAGTTTTGGTAATATTCTTAAGAGTTATAAAATCCATGTAATCACCTATTGAAATTATCTTTATTTAAAACCATTAATAAGATTTACTAATAACAATTGTTTTAAATTTTTTAAAAATCAGTAATATTAAAATCTAAATTTCCGGAAATGATTGAACGAGCTATTGAAAATCCATCAACTCCAGTGTCAATCATTTTTTCAAGATTTGCACGTGAGTTTACGGAATTATTTCCAATAACCTTAATATTAACATTATTACAAATATTTCGCAAAAGTTCCCAGTCCGCTTCAAAGACACCTTTTTTCATGGCATCAATATGTAAGTAGTCAGCACCTGCATCTTCAATCAGACTTGCAATTTTTAAAGTATCGATTCCATCAACATTTGCACGAATCTTGACTGAAACCTCACTTCCAACATTATCAACGACTTGTGAGATAAAATCCTTTAAATCTGCACGATTCAGCATTTCCTGGCCACAGCCAATGGCTACAATTTCATCCTGGCGACAATGACAATTAATTTCAACAATATCCAAATTTTCAATATTCCCAACTTCAATTATTGGCTGCGGAGTTGTTGATCGCACATTCGCTGAAACTTTTACATTACCGTGAACTTTCTTAATTGAATTTACTTCATTTTCAATGTGTGTAAAGATTTCATCCAAGGGAAAATCGAATTCCTTCCTTCCCCTTTCAATGATTTTCTTACTGGCTTCAATAGTGGGCTCATCCAAACTATATCCGCCTAAAGTAGCTACATTAAAACCCTGTGGAATAACCTTATTTAAAAAATCAGCGTCAGTTATTCCAGCCATGGGAGCAACTACTTTCAACATGAAATTTCCTCAGTATTCCTTTTCAATGACCCATGTCCACATTTCATTGTTATGGGCACGGATTTCTTCAAGACCAATATCGGCCATGTATGCAGCATCTTCAGCGTTTTTACCTCTTCCTATACCTGCTTTAAGTTTGATGCCTATTTCCTCATCGATTTCCACCATGATATCTTCAATATCCTGTTCGGATAATCCGTTACATGGGGACATGAAATTGTCTCCTCCGATGAAGAACAGCAATGCTCCTTTCTTGATTAATTTGGTCATTAAGTAATGTTGAGCTTTGTTGACCATGAAACTTGTATCAAAAGCTGATTCGATATCAGTTAAGGTTTCTGTTACGCTGTTAATGTCAATGTGAGCCGCTTGAACGAAACTGTCTTCTTCACTTACTAAACTATCTACAGCTAAAATTT of the Methanobrevibacter thaueri genome contains:
- a CDS encoding GTP cyclohydrolase III, which encodes MIQMTLIQIDNYGPWTVTPRPRTESDLQMLQANLFADLNNHFGNKKGLVFFTRFDNLLAISNGLDEEDHLRIQRSIRNRYPITISMGVGAAETPHEAQKLATIALQKAGSAQSGERKEILAVDSLVSEEDSFVQAAHIDINSVTETLTDIESAFDTSFMVNKAQHYLMTKLIKKGALLFFIGGDNFMSPCNGLSEQDIEDIMVEIDEEIGIKLKAGIGRGKNAEDAAYMADIGLEEIRAHNNEMWTWVIEKEY
- a CDS encoding M48 family metallopeptidase, with the protein product MGKEIISIEGITITLYRKNIKNMYLRVLPPNGEVKVSAPLFVSDGEIIEFIRLRKDWILEKQKLISQNKIKAPLKYVNGETHYLWGKEYTLQLIKNNVKNVLVDEEKSIIYLPVPKRSTIEKRKNILDEFYREELKKAIPPVLDKCTRIVGRTPTSVTVRKMKNWGNCKKDGRITLNLNLAKKDEEFLEYVMIHELCHLIEFNHGKNFKKLMDKFCPNWKKIKKIGKQ
- a CDS encoding MJ0144 family RNA dihydrouridine synthase-like protein — encoded protein: MAGITDADFLNKVIPQGFNVATLGGYSLDEPTIEASKKIIERGRKEFDFPLDEIFTHIENEVNSIKKVHGNVKVSANVRSTTPQPIIEVGNIENLDIVEINCHCRQDEIVAIGCGQEMLNRADLKDFISQVVDNVGSEVSVKIRANVDGIDTLKIASLIEDAGADYLHIDAMKKGVFEADWELLRNICNNVNIKVIGNNSVNSRANLEKMIDTGVDGFSIARSIISGNLDFNITDF
- the atwA gene encoding methyl coenzyme M reductase system, component A2 gives rise to the protein MDFITLKNITKTFDGVDVLKDINLKINEGETLGILGRSGSGKSVLINMLRGTKEYMPDAGNIIMNIAVCPDCLAVESPSHAGEKCRCGGTYEAKEVDFFNAERKLFASIKRRISIMLQRNFALYDEETVIENVMRAMPEGVEYEEGLYAALELLEMVQMNHRITHVARDLSGGEKQRVVLARQLAKNPMMFLADEPTGTLDPQTAVKLHNTLKEGVKDEGITMLITSHWPEVMTELADNVIWLENGQIKEEGDPHVVVDHFMETVPVPKKPEIPEFGEPEVVLEDVKKHYYSIERGVVKAVDGINLTINNEEIFGIVGLSGSGKTTTTRMLMGLTEPSSGDIKIKLGDEWIDMTKVGPLNRGRIMPYIGLLHQEYSLYPHRTILGNLTDAISLDLPAEFGKIQAIHALVTVGFDEKDATLILEKYPDQLSVGEKHRIALAQVLIKEPKLIILDEPTGTMDPITRVNVTDSILKARAELEQTFIIVSHDMDFVLDVCDRAALMRGGKLLDVGTPEEIVDQLTPDEKEDMLKER